In Afipia sp. GAS231, a single window of DNA contains:
- the ybgF gene encoding tol-pal system protein YbgF: MSSRFPRAAGAAAIAAMLVLSSQAFAQSDDPDSEMRIQRLENQLRQLTGQNEELQYRNRQLEDRLRQLGASPAAPGGPPQAAQPQAAQPGMAALPPVQPNPGYRQPGYPQAQPGYDQQQIAAPAPIVQEPAAPQAGGRRRGDAFDPNQNPSAPGAPRALGGGQLPIANEAPVGAPGGRGAGEPLDLGATSPRDPGGAPPPRGPASAALTTLPPSATPKDEFDLGIGYMQRKDYALAEETMKNFAQKYPSDPLIADSQYWLGESYFQRQQYRDAAEAFLGVTTKFDKSAKAPDSLLRLGQSLAALKEKEAACAALGEVTRKYPRASTGVKAAVDREQKRVKC, encoded by the coding sequence ATGTCATCCAGATTTCCCCGAGCTGCCGGCGCTGCGGCCATCGCCGCGATGCTGGTTCTGTCCTCCCAGGCCTTTGCGCAATCCGACGATCCCGACTCGGAAATGCGGATCCAGCGGCTGGAAAACCAGCTCCGGCAACTGACCGGCCAGAACGAGGAACTGCAATACCGCAACCGGCAGCTCGAAGACCGGCTGCGGCAGCTCGGCGCATCGCCGGCCGCACCTGGTGGCCCGCCGCAGGCCGCTCAACCCCAAGCGGCGCAGCCCGGAATGGCCGCGCTGCCGCCGGTCCAGCCGAACCCCGGCTATCGCCAGCCGGGCTACCCGCAAGCTCAGCCGGGCTACGACCAGCAGCAGATCGCGGCGCCTGCGCCAATCGTTCAGGAGCCGGCCGCGCCCCAGGCGGGCGGCCGCCGCCGTGGCGATGCCTTCGACCCCAACCAGAATCCCAGCGCTCCCGGTGCGCCGCGTGCGTTGGGCGGCGGTCAATTGCCGATTGCGAACGAAGCGCCGGTCGGCGCTCCCGGTGGACGCGGCGCCGGCGAGCCGCTCGATCTCGGTGCCACCAGTCCGCGCGATCCGGGCGGCGCGCCGCCGCCACGCGGCCCCGCCAGTGCGGCGCTGACCACGCTGCCGCCGTCAGCGACGCCCAAGGACGAGTTCGATCTCGGCATCGGCTACATGCAGCGCAAGGACTACGCGCTGGCCGAAGAGACCATGAAGAACTTTGCGCAGAAATATCCGTCAGATCCCCTGATCGCGGATTCGCAATACTGGCTCGGCGAGAGCTACTTCCAGCGGCAGCAGTATCGCGACGCGGCGGAAGCCTTTCTCGGCGTGACCACCAAGTTCGACAAGTCCGCCAAGGCGCCGGATTCCCTGCTGCGGCTCGGCCAGTCGCTGGCGGCGCTGAAGGAAAAGGAAGCCGCCTGCGCCGCACTCGGCGAAGTGACGCGGAAATATCCGCGGGCCTCGACCGGCGTCAAAGCCGCAGTCGACCGTGAGCAAAAGCGGGTTAAGTGCTAA
- the tilS gene encoding tRNA lysidine(34) synthetase TilS, whose protein sequence is MPDDDHSPISVNQAKRLFADWKAAPALLLAVSGGPDSIALMWLVARWRRAMTRGPRVIAVTVDHGLRSEAAREARDVKRLAKELDLPHRTLRWTGVKPKTGLPAAARAARYRLLAQAARAGGATHILTAHTRDDQAETLLMRMLRGSGIAGLAAMARESEREGVLLARPLLDVPKSQLVATLNKAKIAFADDPTNRDAAYTRPRLRALMPVLAEEGGDSRNLARLASRLARANAAIEVLADGAERYLALRDRNDASRFGFDATAFASLTEEIRLRLLKRAIDRVGHEGPVELGKLETLLGALDRAIADGQPRLKQTLAGAVIGLAGGRIHVDPAPPRRGKTG, encoded by the coding sequence ATGCCCGACGACGACCATTCCCCGATTTCGGTAAACCAGGCCAAGCGCCTGTTCGCGGACTGGAAGGCCGCGCCCGCGCTTCTGCTCGCGGTCTCCGGCGGGCCGGATTCGATCGCGCTGATGTGGCTCGTGGCGCGCTGGCGCCGTGCCATGACGCGCGGCCCCCGGGTGATCGCCGTTACTGTCGACCATGGCTTGCGCAGCGAAGCCGCGCGCGAGGCGCGTGACGTCAAACGGCTGGCGAAGGAGCTCGATCTGCCCCACCGCACGCTGCGCTGGACCGGCGTCAAGCCGAAGACCGGATTGCCGGCGGCGGCCCGCGCCGCGCGCTACCGGTTGCTGGCACAGGCCGCCCGCGCCGGCGGCGCCACGCACATCCTGACCGCGCACACCCGCGACGATCAGGCCGAGACGCTGTTGATGCGGATGCTGCGCGGCAGCGGCATTGCCGGCCTCGCCGCGATGGCGCGGGAAAGCGAGCGCGAAGGTGTGCTTCTGGCGCGGCCGCTGCTCGACGTCCCGAAATCACAGCTCGTCGCGACGCTGAACAAGGCGAAGATCGCCTTCGCCGACGACCCGACCAATCGCGACGCCGCTTACACCCGCCCTCGCTTGCGGGCACTGATGCCTGTTCTCGCCGAGGAGGGCGGCGACAGCCGCAACCTGGCGCGATTGGCCTCGCGGCTGGCACGGGCGAATGCCGCGATCGAGGTGCTGGCCGATGGCGCTGAGCGTTATCTGGCGCTGAGGGATCGCAACGACGCTTCGCGCTTCGGGTTCGACGCTACAGCGTTTGCGAGCCTGACTGAGGAAATCCGGCTCCGGCTGCTGAAGCGGGCGATCGATCGCGTTGGTCACGAGGGGCCGGTGGAACTTGGCAAGCTGGAGACGCTGTTGGGGGCCCTGGATCGGGCCATTGCGGACGGCCAGCCGAGGCTGAAGCAAACCCTTGCCGGGGCCGTGATCGGGCTCGCCGGCGGCCGGATTCACGTCGATCCGGCACCGCCGCGTCGTGGCAAAACGGGATGA